GGCTGAGACCCTGAttcctcctcagctcctcctcggGGTGGTGCAGGAAGCACAGCATGttctcagcctgctgctccctggtgcAGGTGCACTCCAGCTGCACGCGGACACGGAAGTTCCTCACGTGCCTCTGCCCTGCACTGTCCAGCTCCAGGTGGAAGCTGTGGCCTCGGGGAGGAGTCATGGGGATGAGCATGCGGTACACCACATCCTGCTCACGTGGACTCCAGCCTTCAAAGGCACTGCCCACCCCGATGGCTCGTTGCAGCACTGGGTAGAAACTGTTTGACAAGACGTGGCAAAAGTAAAGGCTGTAATTGTCCATCAGGTTCATTGTCCACTGACAGCCTCTCTGCAGGTCCTGTACAGGCCACTGGATGCGTTGCATTATAACTCGTCCAACACGATCGTCAAAATCATCTTCTTCTTGGACTGCAATTGCAACAGCATTGTTTGCTGCAATTTCAGCCTCATTGACAGCTTCATTTCCAACATTGTCTTCTTCATTTGCAGCAACATTGCCCGCTTCCTCTTCATTTGCACCACGGTTttcttcttcatcctcctctctcctcaggAAGCTTTGCCACCCAATAAACCCCAGGACCACGATGTAGACCAGAAGCACAGCAACAGCTAAGAGCTGCAAGAGCTGCACCTGCTTTTGGCTATGCTGctccacctcctgctccagctgaagcCTCTCCCATTCCAGGTGTTTTTCACGCACTTCCATGCGCAGACGTGTTTCCTCATCCAATCCCTCAGCCACGGGCTGTGGGTACTGGGTGAGGCTTTTCAAGAGCATTAAAAGGAATACCAGGGGACCCATGgtctgcaggaggagggagagaaggctgtgagtggggtggggagggagggaactgCTGGTTGCTGGATAGAGAACAGGATCCTCAGGGATCTGGGCACAGGAAGCACAGGACCACAGACAGCATGCAGGCAGCAAGGCCTGTCtcactgccccagcagcagcagcagcagcagcagcagtagcagccCTGTGGCCTACCCAAGGCTCTCCCAtgaggggctgtccctgcatgcaGAAGGAGAAcccagccccaggtgcagcATTTCTGCCCCGGCCCttgttcccagcccagcctccccacCACGTGTGCACTCACCGCTTGCCAAAGCAATGCAGGGCCAGCGTTACCTGCTGGGGCCTTTTACAGCTGCCCCCATTGTGACACGTTCCCCGTGATGTCACATGTGTCACAGCATGTCACAACACAGCCAACCCCACCCTTTATCCCCTGAGCCAACTCCTGGCTCAGGCACTCAGAGTGGCCCTGGTGTACTGCTTAGGGCTGCCCTTGAGTGAAGCTTTTCCATAGGTCTCACATTGTTCTTTctttt
The DNA window shown above is from Camarhynchus parvulus chromosome 5, STF_HiC, whole genome shotgun sequence and carries:
- the LOC115904566 gene encoding inositol 1,4,5-trisphosphate receptor-interacting protein-like 1: MGPLVFLLMLLKSLTQYPQPVAEGLDEETRLRMEVREKHLEWERLQLEQEVEQHSQKQVQLLQLLAVAVLLVYIVVLGFIGWQSFLRREEDEEENRGANEEEAGNVAANEEDNVGNEAVNEAEIAANNAVAIAVQEEDDFDDRVGRVIMQRIQWPVQDLQRGCQWTMNLMDNYSLYFCHVLSNSFYPVLQRAIGVGSAFEGWSPREQDVVYRMLIPMTPPRGHSFHLELDSAGQRHVRNFRVRVQLECTCTREQQAENMLCFLHHPEEELRRNQGLSLLHTLCTGSYLDVQKTARWFYQLVRAIWPALPQSHNWHLVLLPSTRSCQFKVTNGRESFRIEMLFGVRRDDSAVFVSSQTREAHTANTIWPESYAVAEVEFFKHIARQAPPDSLHLKCLQFFTRLPLGFGFSTYTMKTIVMHLLNVMPVSLWRRRDLLERLQDIIDSLRLCVQAKRLNHFIVGNQRLPQDIHLPADVQTGGTYNLLLRLAQEPDAHAQAIHEYQVLKKWYKRILLAED